AAAACTGTATGAGTGTGAAAATCTATCATGGTAACAACCTACATCTTATATTTAAAGTCATCAGGAGAAAGACCGTCCAGTTTGTCTTCCCATCCGGATTTATCTTCAATTTTTTCTGCGATATCCTTAGTCCCGGCCACATCAAGCACCTTCGGAGACACGCGCACCGGACAGCCCGCCCGTACAGCCAAAGCCACAGCGTCTGACGGCCGTGAATCTATGGCAACCAGTTCTCCATCCTTGCGGACAATAATCTCAGCATAAAAGGTGCCCTGTTCAATATCAACGATATCAACGGAAACAACTTCACCGCCGAAAGTGGCTACAGTAGACAAAAGCAGATCATGAGTCATAGGCCGGGGAAACGAAACTTCATTCAGGACCAATGAAATTGCCATGGCCTCCATGGCCCCTATCCATATTGGCAGAACCACCCCCTGTTCCTCGTTTTTTAAAACCAGAACCGGGGTTTCAGTATCATTTTCCACCGCCAGACCGTAAACCTGCATCTCTACCATGGTTCTCCCACCTTTGCTCCCACAAGGGAATGGTTCTTGGCCTCGGTAATATTCACCTTAACCAGTTTGCCTCCGAGCTTCTGCTCTTCATCATACCCTGCAAAGTGAACATTGACCACCCGTCCACCGGGATCTTTGCCCCGCCAAGACATTCCGTCAGCTTCCTGCCGTTTGCTGGGACGTTCCAGCAGAACCACGGTTTCCTGACCGATTAAAGCTTCTAGACTTTCTCTAGTAATACGGTTTTGCCTTTCCTGCAAGCGGGCAAGCCGGGCCTGCGCGACCTCTTCAGAAACTTTCGGCTTCATCTTTACTGCGGCAACACCCGGACGATCTGAGTATTTAAAAGAAAAGCTGCTTTCGTAGCGCACCTGTTCCAACATATCCATAGTCTGCTCAAAATCTTCATCAGTCTCGCCGGGAAAGCCCACGATCAGATCAGTGGTCAAAGAAATATTCGGGCAGGCTTCTTTAAGCCCTTCCACAATGCCCAGATAACGTTCACGATCATATTTGCGCCCCATCTTTTTCAGAATACTATCCGAACCGGACTGCACGGGAAGATGCAGACTGGGGCAGAGATTAGGCAGTTCTCCAAAAGCTTTGATTACTTCAGGCGCAATGTCCTTAGGATGGGAGGTTGTAAATCGGATACGCTCCAGCCCTTCAATCTCTGAAATTTTGTAAAGCAACTGGGCAAAGGTGATATCATCACCCTTCTTGTCCATGCCGAAACTGTTCACGTTCTGGCCCAAGAGGGTTATTTCCCGGATACCGGATTTTACCAGATGGCGGCATTCTTTTATTACGGCTTCAGAGCTGCGGGATTTCTGCCTGCCGCGTGTGTAAGGTACGATGCAGTAGGCGCAGAAGTTATCGCACCCCTGCATGATGTTTACAAAAGCCTGACCGGGAATGGTTCCCACACCCGGCGGAATCAAGTCGAGATTGGGCTGCACTTCTCCGCCTTCTCGTTCCGGGTAGTCGGTCAGGAAATCATTGAGCACCAGCCTTTTTTCATGGTTAGCGGCCAGATCTTCCAACGCGTCCGGAGCCTTGGCGATACCGTCACTGCCGAATACAAGGCGAACATGCGGGAACTTCTCAAGAAACCCGTCACCTATCTGCTGCGCCACACAACCGCCGACAGCCACAAAGCTGCCCGGGTTAGTACACAGTGGTGCCAGCCGGCCCAGTACGCTGTAAACTTTCTGTTCCGGCTTATCGCGTACGGAACATGTGTTAATAATAAATATATCTGCTTCAGATTCCTTGACAGCTGTCCAGCCACGACTTTCCATGGCCCGAATCAGCCAGTCTGAATCGTGAACGTTCATCTGACATCCGAATGTTAGTACTGTAAATTTCATACCCGGCTCATACTCTATATAAATATGATGGTAAAGGTTAGAGCGACGCCACCGAAACCCTTTAGGGAGTCTACCGCCGGTCTTTTCAAATCACAAAATACTTGTTTGCAAAAAGTGTAACTAAACGCTTCAACAATATATTATCGAGGCCATCACACTACATTATTTCGATTATACCAAACCAACAAAAAAAAGGGGAAAGCCTTCTGTCAGCACAGAAAACTCTCCCCTGAATATCTGTAATTACAAAATAAAACGATTTTTAAAAAAAATCAGGATCAACAGCAGCCTTACCATTATTAAGCATGGTTTTGTAAAACCTGATCACTTTTTCATCAACCGGAACAATCGGAAAGTTGCGACGACAGGCATCGCAAGTTGCCATTGCCGGCTGTGTAGGCGCGATGTAAGGCACTTCCCGCCCGCAAAAGGGACAGGGAAACATAAAAATTATCTCCATCCCGCTGGGCTTAACCGGAGATAAAGGTTTGTGGCTAGACATTAATTATCCTTTTAAAAGGTCCTTTCCGGTCATTTCTACGGGAACGGAAATACCCATGTGATTCAGTATTGTGGGCGCAATGTCACAAAGAGCACCCTCAGCAGGAGTCTTGCCTTCGAACGCTTCACCAATGAAAACCAGTGGAACGTTATTCAGACTATGGGCTGTCTGGGGACCGCCATATGCGTCGATCATTTCCTCTGCGTTGCCATGGTCGGCAGTAAGGAAAATTGCCCCGCCCTGAACTTTGACTGCTTCCACAATCCTGCCGACACATGCGTCCACAGTCTCGCAGGCTTTGATAGCTGCGGGAATAATGCCTGAATGACCGACCATGTCAAGGTTGGCAAGGTTGCAGATACACAGCGGATAATTCGGCAGTGCACCGATCAGCTTTTCAGTAACTTCTTCGGCACTCATCTGCGGCTTAAGGTCATAAGTTGCCACTTCGCGCGGTGAAGGAACAAGAATACGGTCTTCGCCTTCAAAAGGCTCCTCACGCCCACCGTTCATAAAATAGGTAACATGAGCGTACTTCTCAGTCTCTGCTATACGCAGTTGCTTAAGTCCCTTATCCGCGACAACTTCCCCGATGGGATTGCTGATATTCAACGGAGGAAAAGCATTGGGAAAAGTAAAATCAGACTCGTACTGAGTCATGGTCATGAAACCGCTTAGAGCAGGAATCTTAGGACGGTCGAATTCGCTGAAGTCTTTTATGGCGAGCACTCTACAAAGCTGCCGGGCACGATCCGCGCGGAAGTTGAAAAAGAACACACCGTCGCCGTCTTTCAAAGTGCCGTCCACACCGGCAACAAGACGCGGTTTAATGAATTCGTCAGTCTCTTGAACTGCGTAAGCCTCTTCCACTCCCTTTACCGGATCGGAAACAACCTGCCCCTCGCCAAGCACGAGGGCTTTGTAGGAAAGCTCGTTGCGCTCGTAGTGCTTGTCACGATCCATGGAGTAGTACCTGCCGGAGATGGAAGCAACCTTACCCGCCCCGAGTACATTCATTTTATCAACCAACTTCTGCATGTAGACTTTGCCGCTGGTAGGGGAGGTATCACGTCCATCCATGAAGGCATGTACGAAAATCTCCTCAATTCCGGCATCCTTGGCAACTTCAATCAACGCAAAAAGATGATTTATGTGTGAATGCACGCCGCCATCAGAAAGGAGCCCCATGTAGTGCAGACGTCCGCCAGCAGCCTTGACATCGCTCATCAGCTGGCAGATCGCTGCATTAGAAGCGAGTTCGTGCTTCTCAATCGAGATATCAATACGGGTCATGTCCTGATAAACAACACGTCCGGCGCCGATGTTGGTGTGACCGACCTCCGAGTTACCCATGAATCCGTCAGGAAGGCCCACCGCACGACCGGAGCATTTCAGCTGGGTCTTAGGGCAGCTTTCAAGAAGTCCGTCCAGAACGGGAGTGTTGGCAAGTTTAACTGCGTTGCCTTTACCTTCAGGAGCAATTCCCCATCCGTCCAGAATAAGGAGGACAGTAGGAGCACCGGTTTGCTGAGACATGATTAAATTCCTTGCGCAGAATTAACCCTGCGGCTTGAGTTTTAAATCTATTCTGGTGCCTTCTGACCAGAGACCTTCCACGTTATAAAATCCGCGGTTATCTTCTTGGAAAATATGAACAATTATATCGTTCAGATCGAGAAGAATCCAGTCACCGGTTTTGTAACCTTCCATACCGAGATATTCAATATTCTCCTTGGAAAGCTGCTCCAGAACGAAATCAGCCAGAGCCTGGGCATGACGTACACCCTTTGCACCGGCAACCATAACAACTTCAGCGATGGGGCAGATTCCCTGCACATCTACGGCTGCAACATCACTGGCCTGTTTATCGTCCAACCATTCAGCAACAAGCTGAACTTTATCCTGAGTATCGATCTGTTTGAATTTTTTTTCTTTAGTTTTCATTCTTTTGGTTTAATTAACCGGCGTTTCCACTTCTTGAGAAACGCGCTTGGAACCGGACCGAAACAACGGGAATTAAGGGCTTGACGCCCCTGCGCGCCGAAGGTCCAATACTCCCGGCATGACGCAGTTCTCCACATTTCGTCCAAAGTACAATTAGATTATATAGAGAATTTACGCCTACTACGCAATGACTACTGTAGACACTTTTTGAAAAGTTTTCAATTGTGAAAAACATTTTCGAATTCGAATAGATTTATTGAACATAGATGAATGCTAACGATCAAA
Above is a genomic segment from Maridesulfovibrio sp. containing:
- the miaB gene encoding tRNA (N6-isopentenyl adenosine(37)-C2)-methylthiotransferase MiaB, whose translation is MKFTVLTFGCQMNVHDSDWLIRAMESRGWTAVKESEADIFIINTCSVRDKPEQKVYSVLGRLAPLCTNPGSFVAVGGCVAQQIGDGFLEKFPHVRLVFGSDGIAKAPDALEDLAANHEKRLVLNDFLTDYPEREGGEVQPNLDLIPPGVGTIPGQAFVNIMQGCDNFCAYCIVPYTRGRQKSRSSEAVIKECRHLVKSGIREITLLGQNVNSFGMDKKGDDITFAQLLYKISEIEGLERIRFTTSHPKDIAPEVIKAFGELPNLCPSLHLPVQSGSDSILKKMGRKYDRERYLGIVEGLKEACPNISLTTDLIVGFPGETDEDFEQTMDMLEQVRYESSFSFKYSDRPGVAAVKMKPKVSEEVAQARLARLQERQNRITRESLEALIGQETVVLLERPSKRQEADGMSWRGKDPGGRVVNVHFAGYDEEQKLGGKLVKVNITEAKNHSLVGAKVGEPW
- a CDS encoding bifunctional nuclease family protein, whose product is MVEMQVYGLAVENDTETPVLVLKNEEQGVVLPIWIGAMEAMAISLVLNEVSFPRPMTHDLLLSTVATFGGEVVSVDIVDIEQGTFYAEIIVRKDGELVAIDSRPSDAVALAVRAGCPVRVSPKVLDVAGTKDIAEKIEDKSGWEDKLDGLSPDDFKYKM
- the gpmI gene encoding 2,3-bisphosphoglycerate-independent phosphoglycerate mutase — protein: MSQQTGAPTVLLILDGWGIAPEGKGNAVKLANTPVLDGLLESCPKTQLKCSGRAVGLPDGFMGNSEVGHTNIGAGRVVYQDMTRIDISIEKHELASNAAICQLMSDVKAAGGRLHYMGLLSDGGVHSHINHLFALIEVAKDAGIEEIFVHAFMDGRDTSPTSGKVYMQKLVDKMNVLGAGKVASISGRYYSMDRDKHYERNELSYKALVLGEGQVVSDPVKGVEEAYAVQETDEFIKPRLVAGVDGTLKDGDGVFFFNFRADRARQLCRVLAIKDFSEFDRPKIPALSGFMTMTQYESDFTFPNAFPPLNISNPIGEVVADKGLKQLRIAETEKYAHVTYFMNGGREEPFEGEDRILVPSPREVATYDLKPQMSAEEVTEKLIGALPNYPLCICNLANLDMVGHSGIIPAAIKACETVDACVGRIVEAVKVQGGAIFLTADHGNAEEMIDAYGGPQTAHSLNNVPLVFIGEAFEGKTPAEGALCDIAPTILNHMGISVPVEMTGKDLLKG
- the rsfS gene encoding ribosome silencing factor translates to MKTKEKKFKQIDTQDKVQLVAEWLDDKQASDVAAVDVQGICPIAEVVMVAGAKGVRHAQALADFVLEQLSKENIEYLGMEGYKTGDWILLDLNDIIVHIFQEDNRGFYNVEGLWSEGTRIDLKLKPQG